One Synechococcus sp. PROS-9-1 DNA window includes the following coding sequences:
- a CDS encoding PH domain-containing protein yields the protein MPTSIQEETFYEGGPARGDLIFNLLLGLTLIGLPFAVGAIVRAVWLRFNITSRRISVTGGWMGRDRSQVVFSQVREVRSVSRGFGAWGDMVLVLTDGSRLELRSVPRFRELEAFIEERIRARRENASEKDEDSKGFAA from the coding sequence ATGCCAACTTCCATCCAAGAAGAGACCTTCTACGAAGGGGGTCCAGCTCGCGGTGACTTGATCTTCAATCTTTTGCTTGGACTGACCTTGATCGGTCTGCCCTTTGCGGTTGGAGCGATTGTTCGTGCGGTCTGGTTGCGTTTCAACATCACCAGTCGTCGGATTTCTGTGACTGGCGGCTGGATGGGACGGGATCGCAGCCAGGTGGTCTTTAGTCAGGTGCGTGAAGTTCGCAGCGTGTCGCGTGGCTTTGGGGCCTGGGGTGACATGGTTCTTGTCTTGACAGACGGATCACGCCTGGAATTGCGCTCGGTCCCACGGTTCCGGGAGCTGGAGGCTTTCATCGAAGAGCGCATCCGTGCCCGACGTGAAAACGCGAGTGAGAAGGACGAAGACAGCAAGGGCTTTGCTGCCTGA
- a CDS encoding ribonuclease P protein component — protein MVLPTSMRLRGHRCFDYLHRSGQRFQGSLMTLRKASAMPRLLRWECRPVEQKGETAVCRCAVVISSKVSKRAVIRNRLRRLLHDHLREHFEQSFQHSNTWVLISLKPGAEVKDAPVLEECDRLLQQAGY, from the coding sequence ATGGTGCTTCCGACGTCAATGCGATTGCGCGGTCACCGCTGTTTCGATTATTTGCATCGCAGCGGTCAGCGCTTCCAGGGATCGTTGATGACTCTGCGTAAAGCCTCGGCGATGCCGAGGCTTCTGCGTTGGGAGTGTCGCCCTGTCGAGCAGAAGGGCGAGACGGCTGTTTGCCGATGTGCTGTGGTGATTAGTAGCAAGGTCAGTAAACGGGCTGTCATCCGTAATCGGCTGAGACGCCTGTTGCACGACCATTTACGTGAGCATTTTGAGCAGTCGTTTCAGCACTCCAATACCTGGGTTTTGATCAGCCTTAAACCCGGCGCAGAGGTCAAAGATGCCCCCGTCCTGGAAGAATGCGACAGATTGCTCCAACAAGCGGGGTATTAG
- the rpmH gene encoding 50S ribosomal protein L34, with product MTKRTFGGTSRKRKRVSGFRVRMRSHTGRRVIRTRRKRGRSRLAA from the coding sequence ATGACCAAACGAACTTTTGGTGGCACCAGCCGTAAGCGCAAACGCGTCTCTGGTTTCCGTGTTCGCATGCGATCTCACACCGGCCGCCGGGTGATTCGAACGCGTCGTAAGCGTGGACGTTCACGCTTAGCTGCTTGA
- a CDS encoding DUF2808 domain-containing protein, with translation MLQPVAVQAQNTPSLMEFRWESDRNYRKLYYVQTSDRKRERSEYFLMLRPKDRKTAILKLTITIPDYFNAKIRPNKLELCKMKKGGMLSRSRCEEVIPAVFEVSENQTAIEVFPETPIPTEDTYAVSMTIFNPNQSGMFQLNALAQAPGDVPVAGYLGSWNFSID, from the coding sequence ATGCTCCAACCGGTTGCTGTTCAAGCTCAGAACACCCCCTCTTTGATGGAGTTTCGCTGGGAAAGCGATAGAAACTATCGCAAGTTGTACTACGTCCAAACGAGCGACCGTAAACGCGAGCGATCGGAATACTTCCTGATGCTTCGGCCGAAAGATCGCAAAACCGCGATCCTGAAATTGACCATCACCATTCCTGATTACTTCAACGCAAAGATCCGTCCAAACAAATTGGAGCTCTGCAAGATGAAGAAGGGCGGCATGCTCAGCAGAAGCCGTTGCGAAGAGGTCATCCCTGCTGTTTTCGAAGTCAGTGAGAACCAAACGGCGATTGAGGTTTTCCCTGAAACTCCGATTCCCACTGAAGACACCTACGCCGTGTCGATGACGATCTTCAATCCCAATCAATCTGGGATGTTTCAGTTAAATGCTCTGGCACAGGCTCCTGGAGACGTCCCAGTGGCCGGCTACTTAGGAAGCTGGAACTTCAGTATCGACTAA
- the aroH gene encoding chorismate mutase, with translation MESGLALRGLRGATTCSANTVVAIEQAVSELMDALVKHNALNPDCIVSITFSVTTDLDACFPAAVARRREGWDGVALLDCQQMAVEGDLARCIRLLAHAWMPEDQELRHAYLGEASRLRPDRSSNN, from the coding sequence ATGGAGAGCGGATTGGCCTTGCGCGGCTTACGTGGTGCGACCACCTGCAGCGCCAACACAGTTGTTGCGATTGAGCAGGCGGTCTCTGAACTGATGGACGCTCTGGTGAAACACAACGCTCTGAATCCGGACTGCATCGTTTCGATCACGTTTTCTGTGACGACCGATCTGGATGCGTGTTTTCCAGCTGCCGTTGCAAGGCGCCGCGAAGGTTGGGATGGGGTGGCCCTCCTCGATTGTCAGCAGATGGCTGTTGAGGGTGACTTGGCCAGGTGCATTCGTCTTCTGGCCCACGCCTGGATGCCAGAAGATCAGGAGCTTCGCCACGCCTACCTTGGGGAAGCCAGCCGCCTCAGGCCAGACCGATCCAGTAACAACTGA
- the sppA gene encoding signal peptide peptidase SppA, giving the protein MIWPWRRKSRRTMARIAIEGAITGSTRRRVLKALKEVQEREFPALLLRIDSPGGTVGDSQEIHAALLRLREKGCHVVASFGNISASGGVYVGVAADTIVSNPGTITGSIGVILRGNNLSKLLDRVGVKFETVKSGAFKDILSPDRALGVEERELLQALIDSSYEQFVAAVAEGRKLDPSRVREFADGRVFSGAQAKDLGLVDELGDEERARVLAAQLADLDEERCRVVTLGKPRKPLLQGLSGSNLLVRLQELVTVEMELSGQPLWLFRP; this is encoded by the coding sequence ATGATCTGGCCCTGGCGCCGCAAGTCCCGGCGAACGATGGCGAGGATCGCCATTGAGGGGGCGATCACTGGCTCCACGCGCCGTCGCGTCCTTAAAGCGCTAAAAGAGGTTCAGGAACGGGAATTCCCTGCACTGTTGCTGCGAATTGATAGCCCTGGAGGGACTGTTGGCGACAGCCAGGAGATTCACGCAGCCTTGCTCAGGCTGCGCGAAAAAGGCTGTCATGTTGTCGCCAGCTTCGGAAATATCTCTGCATCTGGTGGGGTTTATGTGGGTGTTGCTGCAGACACGATCGTGTCCAATCCAGGCACGATCACCGGGTCCATCGGTGTGATTCTTCGCGGCAACAACCTGTCCAAATTGCTGGATCGCGTTGGTGTCAAATTTGAAACGGTAAAAAGCGGTGCTTTCAAAGACATCCTTTCTCCGGATCGCGCTCTTGGCGTAGAAGAGCGTGAGCTGCTTCAAGCTCTGATTGATAGCAGCTATGAGCAATTTGTGGCGGCCGTTGCAGAAGGACGAAAGCTTGATCCAAGCCGCGTTCGCGAGTTTGCTGACGGTCGGGTATTCAGTGGTGCTCAGGCCAAAGATCTTGGTCTCGTGGATGAGCTGGGTGACGAAGAGCGCGCAAGGGTGCTTGCGGCACAGTTGGCTGATCTGGATGAGGAGCGCTGCCGCGTAGTGACACTTGGAAAACCCCGTAAGCCATTGCTGCAAGGGTTGTCAGGGTCCAATCTGCTCGTACGACTTCAGGAGCTTGTCACGGTTGAAATGGAGCTGAGTGGTCAACCTTTGTGGTTGTTTCGGCCATGA
- a CDS encoding DMT family transporter encodes MGSLRRGLLMVLPFVLWGTAMTAMAPLVSTGGPILVSCLRLLPAGIVVIAVVPLLGRSLAIDPGDRGWFLLFTLIDALLFQICLARGLEGTGAGLGSVLIDSQPLMVALLARWLFAETINPIGWMGLVLGLVGIVCLGVPQPLLQHWWLLGEGVSFQSGWQAGTGWMLAAAIAMAVGTVLSRFACRNSDPVAVTGWHMLLGGLPLLIWHGLDGAFPLIPPWSAFAWTQMAYASLMGGAVAYALFFWFASREDLTGFTTLGFLTPVFALVSGGLLLQERLNSLQWLAVLLVLISVVLVSQRKRLWEPVVLVNEPQQNDLGA; translated from the coding sequence ATGGGATCTCTCCGCCGAGGGCTGCTGATGGTCCTTCCGTTCGTCCTCTGGGGAACGGCGATGACAGCAATGGCTCCTCTGGTCAGCACAGGAGGTCCGATTCTGGTGTCCTGCCTGAGGCTGCTCCCGGCTGGAATCGTAGTGATCGCCGTTGTTCCACTCCTCGGGCGTTCATTAGCGATTGATCCTGGAGATCGGGGTTGGTTTCTCCTGTTCACCCTGATTGATGCCCTGCTGTTTCAGATCTGCCTCGCCCGCGGACTCGAAGGCACTGGCGCCGGCCTCGGTTCAGTGTTGATTGATTCTCAGCCCTTGATGGTTGCACTGCTCGCCCGCTGGCTTTTTGCAGAAACGATCAATCCCATCGGTTGGATGGGATTGGTTCTTGGTCTGGTGGGAATTGTCTGTCTGGGCGTTCCCCAACCGCTTCTTCAGCACTGGTGGCTGTTGGGTGAGGGGGTGTCATTTCAATCGGGTTGGCAGGCTGGAACGGGCTGGATGTTGGCTGCTGCCATTGCGATGGCTGTGGGCACCGTTCTAAGTCGATTTGCCTGCCGAAACAGTGATCCTGTGGCCGTCACGGGGTGGCACATGCTGCTGGGGGGACTCCCCTTGCTGATTTGGCATGGCCTCGACGGAGCCTTCCCGTTGATTCCTCCTTGGTCCGCCTTTGCTTGGACGCAAATGGCCTACGCATCACTGATGGGAGGGGCCGTGGCCTACGCCCTATTTTTCTGGTTTGCCAGTCGTGAAGACCTCACAGGGTTCACCACACTCGGATTTCTCACACCCGTTTTTGCACTTGTTTCCGGGGGTCTGTTGTTGCAAGAACGACTCAACAGCCTTCAATGGTTGGCGGTGCTTTTGGTTCTGATTTCGGTGGTATTGGTGAGCCAACGCAAACGTCTCTGGGAGCCGGTTGTTCTCGTAAACGAACCCCAGCAAAACGATCTCGGAGCATGA
- a CDS encoding glycosyltransferase, giving the protein MSTPPLDLILVSTPIGHLGSGRGGGVELTLTSLLRGLAARGHRITLVAPNGSVAPDDCPGLAIHTAGGADQPSWQHAERDASVQIPFDGVLPHLWDLALSLGENADAVINFSYDWLPLWLTPHSKCSLFHLVSMGSVSQAMDEAISQLARWDQRRMSFHTERQAGDFSLTSPPSIVGNGFDLTRYQLQLTLHGPLGWAGRIAPEKGLEDAAAVAAALGETLLVWGYVEDAGYAQSVEAAVPPGTINWRGFQPTHQLQKELGCCRALLNTPKWNEAYGNVVVEAMACGVPVVAYDRGGPGELIQDGITGWLVPPDDLEALKMASSKLDQIDRHACRLWVEQNASHTVFAQRVEAWIRQGLSARNGTIAPCR; this is encoded by the coding sequence ATGAGCACCCCACCTCTTGATTTAATTCTGGTGAGCACACCCATCGGACACTTGGGCAGTGGTCGAGGTGGTGGTGTGGAACTGACGCTGACCTCGTTGTTGCGAGGTCTCGCAGCGAGAGGGCATCGGATCACCTTGGTCGCCCCTAACGGATCGGTTGCGCCTGACGACTGCCCTGGACTCGCAATACACACCGCAGGGGGGGCAGATCAACCCAGCTGGCAACATGCCGAAAGAGACGCTTCTGTTCAAATTCCCTTTGATGGTGTGCTGCCCCATCTGTGGGACCTTGCTTTGTCCTTAGGCGAGAACGCCGATGCGGTGATCAACTTCAGCTACGACTGGTTACCGCTCTGGCTCACCCCCCATTCCAAGTGCTCGTTATTTCATCTGGTGAGCATGGGGTCTGTGTCGCAGGCGATGGATGAGGCCATCTCTCAACTCGCCCGCTGGGACCAGAGGCGAATGTCATTCCATACCGAACGACAGGCTGGGGATTTTTCGTTGACCAGTCCACCCTCAATTGTGGGGAATGGCTTTGACCTCACGCGTTACCAGTTGCAGTTGACCCTCCATGGCCCACTGGGTTGGGCCGGTCGAATCGCACCTGAAAAAGGCCTCGAAGATGCTGCAGCTGTTGCCGCTGCTCTGGGAGAAACGCTTCTGGTTTGGGGCTACGTCGAAGATGCTGGATATGCGCAATCGGTCGAAGCCGCCGTGCCTCCCGGAACCATTAATTGGCGTGGTTTTCAGCCAACCCACCAACTTCAGAAGGAGTTGGGATGCTGCCGCGCCCTTCTGAATACGCCCAAATGGAATGAGGCCTACGGCAATGTGGTGGTAGAAGCCATGGCCTGTGGTGTCCCTGTTGTGGCCTATGACCGCGGCGGTCCGGGCGAACTGATTCAAGACGGAATAACAGGATGGCTTGTGCCTCCCGATGATCTCGAGGCCCTAAAAATGGCCAGCAGCAAACTTGATCAAATCGATCGACACGCTTGTCGCCTTTGGGTGGAGCAGAACGCCAGCCATACGGTGTTTGCGCAACGCGTTGAGGCTTGGATCAGGCAGGGCCTCTCTGCAAGGAATGGCACGATCGCCCCATGTCGATGA
- a CDS encoding glycosyltransferase family 39 protein, with protein MSMINAPADPRISPRQRSRGMWLILALGLALFCWQLGCTGLVDETPPLFAAAGRAMARTGDWLTPRVNGLPRFDKPPLVYWLMGLVYSIPANELWDPLGTWAGRLPSALASVATMLMIGDTLMVHPAENDHHPRRTAVAAALAFALSPLVQLWSRTAVSDPLLSGTLALSLLCQWRCYASGTSRRWWLAWILLASAVLTKGPVAVVLSGMTLALFALLRRDLKGISHCIKPLRGLALTALISLPWYFAELLVEGQPFWDSFFGYHNLQRFTSVVNSHLQPWWFFGVILVVASLPFTPLLLLGLGQTLHPSNLKRAISSIQPRATLSLQSFASCWLISVLLLFTTAATKLPSYWIPATPAAAILIALAARPPERQNRLPLDWAWGTTILLTFVLAVGFWSSSIWIPLIDDPEMPTLPAELLASRLVLRAAVCFSTAIVLGLWMISRKASGRLLAVQGPLVVFQLIALIPMIGLGDRVRQLPVRKAAATMLRVQTPSEPLAMVGAMKPSMHFYTEQVVVYEGRSDSALVNLSDRLSHERRRGWVGHPIHANEGSPTVLIVIDSGTLERSHWKGLDLQVLGQFGVYQVVRLDRAKLERRAAKLQTEGVTLTWKTPRPERF; from the coding sequence ATGTCGATGATCAACGCTCCCGCCGACCCACGGATCTCGCCACGACAGCGCAGCCGAGGGATGTGGCTGATTTTGGCGCTTGGCCTTGCCCTGTTCTGCTGGCAGCTGGGTTGCACTGGTCTTGTCGATGAAACCCCACCGCTCTTTGCAGCCGCGGGTCGTGCCATGGCACGCACCGGTGACTGGTTAACACCTCGGGTCAATGGATTGCCCAGATTCGACAAACCGCCCCTGGTGTACTGGCTGATGGGGTTGGTGTACTCGATTCCTGCCAACGAGCTCTGGGATCCACTGGGCACCTGGGCCGGCAGGCTTCCCTCAGCCCTTGCGAGTGTGGCCACCATGCTGATGATTGGGGACACCTTGATGGTGCATCCGGCCGAAAATGACCATCACCCTCGCCGCACCGCAGTCGCAGCAGCACTGGCCTTCGCTCTTTCCCCCTTAGTACAGCTCTGGAGTCGGACGGCCGTCAGTGATCCCTTACTCAGCGGCACTCTCGCTCTGAGCCTGCTCTGCCAGTGGCGTTGTTATGCCAGCGGAACGTCTCGGCGCTGGTGGCTCGCCTGGATTCTGCTCGCCTCAGCCGTTCTCACCAAAGGGCCTGTGGCCGTAGTCCTCAGTGGCATGACCCTTGCACTGTTTGCTCTGTTGCGCAGGGATCTCAAGGGCATCTCGCACTGCATCAAACCGCTTCGCGGCCTTGCTCTCACTGCCTTGATCAGCCTCCCCTGGTATTTCGCAGAGCTACTGGTCGAAGGCCAGCCTTTTTGGGACAGCTTTTTTGGCTATCACAACCTGCAACGCTTCACATCGGTCGTGAATAGCCACCTCCAACCCTGGTGGTTTTTCGGGGTGATTTTGGTTGTGGCATCCCTGCCCTTCACCCCCCTGTTGCTGCTTGGGCTGGGGCAAACCCTGCACCCTTCAAACCTGAAACGTGCCATTTCATCCATCCAACCGCGCGCAACGCTGTCTCTTCAGAGTTTTGCCAGTTGCTGGCTTATTTCTGTATTGCTGCTGTTCACCACCGCGGCAACCAAGCTTCCGAGCTACTGGATTCCGGCAACGCCTGCTGCTGCCATTCTCATCGCCCTTGCAGCAAGGCCCCCTGAACGACAGAACCGCCTCCCTTTGGATTGGGCCTGGGGCACAACAATCTTGCTCACGTTTGTTTTGGCGGTGGGGTTCTGGAGTTCCTCGATCTGGATTCCTCTCATCGATGACCCCGAGATGCCCACGCTGCCAGCCGAATTGCTTGCAAGCCGCTTGGTTCTAAGGGCAGCGGTGTGCTTTTCGACCGCTATCGTTTTGGGCCTCTGGATGATCAGCAGGAAGGCCTCCGGTCGCTTGCTAGCCGTTCAGGGACCGCTGGTCGTGTTCCAGCTGATTGCCCTCATCCCGATGATTGGCCTAGGCGATCGCGTGCGTCAGCTTCCAGTGCGAAAGGCAGCAGCCACGATGCTTCGCGTCCAGACGCCGTCCGAACCCCTGGCGATGGTGGGAGCGATGAAGCCCTCTATGCACTTCTACACAGAGCAGGTGGTGGTGTATGAGGGACGCTCAGATTCTGCCCTCGTCAATCTTTCAGATCGGTTAAGCCATGAACGGCGCCGTGGATGGGTGGGACATCCCATCCACGCCAATGAAGGGTCGCCAACCGTTCTGATCGTGATTGATTCCGGAACATTGGAGCGTTCTCACTGGAAAGGACTCGATCTCCAAGTGCTTGGGCAATTCGGGGTCTACCAGGTTGTACGCCTCGACAGGGCCAAGCTGGAGCGACGGGCTGCCAAGCTTCAAACCGAAGGGGTCACACTGACGTGGAAGACTCCTCGTCCCGAGCGTTTTTGA
- a CDS encoding DUF721 domain-containing protein codes for MGRAPRSQRRRFGLGEVLVPPQAQPVQPLVECLESLRSTWRREGSLAALWQDWPQLAGRPLADHCKPLNLSHGILTVGARHPQWRQALQYSKPQLLAAVRSAGHAVRDLRIQQHHPSPTADLDTEESVWARHPSRIDVHGMASCPCCKSPAPAGEMALWGHCGFCRRLKLSELNGSS; via the coding sequence ATGGGGCGAGCACCTCGATCCCAACGGCGCCGTTTTGGTCTGGGAGAGGTGTTGGTGCCGCCGCAGGCACAGCCGGTTCAGCCCCTTGTGGAGTGCCTGGAGTCTCTGCGAAGCACCTGGAGACGAGAAGGCTCCCTTGCTGCGCTTTGGCAGGACTGGCCCCAATTGGCGGGGCGTCCCTTGGCTGATCACTGCAAGCCCTTGAATTTGAGCCATGGGATCCTCACGGTGGGAGCCCGCCACCCTCAATGGCGGCAGGCTCTGCAGTACAGCAAGCCTCAACTCTTGGCGGCAGTGCGAAGCGCAGGCCATGCCGTGCGTGATCTGAGGATCCAACAACACCATCCTTCACCCACTGCTGATTTAGACACGGAAGAAAGTGTTTGGGCTCGCCATCCGAGCCGGATCGATGTGCATGGAATGGCCTCATGCCCTTGCTGCAAAAGCCCTGCTCCTGCTGGAGAGATGGCACTCTGGGGCCACTGCGGGTTTTGTCGAAGACTGAAGCTCTCAGAGCTGAATGGTTCGTCCTAG
- a CDS encoding PspA/IM30 family protein, whose product MGFFDRLSRLLRANLNDLVSKAEDPVKILDQAVSDMQDDLVKLRQAVAMAIASQKRLKNQAEQAESQARTWYERAELALKKNEDDLAREALTRRKTFQETATSLGTQVQTQSAQVETLKKSLVALEGKIAEARTKKDMLKARAQAAQAQQQLQSAVGSMGTNSAMAAFERMEDKVQSLEASSQAAAELAGADLDSQFAALEGGDDVDDELAALRKQVEGGAETAALPAADSEVKPVKVEEVDADLEELRRSIDKL is encoded by the coding sequence ATGGGTTTCTTCGACCGGCTCAGCCGTCTGCTGCGCGCCAACCTCAATGATCTCGTCAGCAAAGCTGAGGATCCCGTCAAGATCCTCGATCAAGCCGTCTCGGACATGCAAGACGACCTGGTCAAGCTCCGACAGGCTGTTGCGATGGCGATAGCCAGTCAAAAAAGGCTCAAAAATCAAGCAGAGCAGGCCGAGTCTCAAGCCCGTACCTGGTATGAGCGCGCCGAACTTGCACTCAAGAAAAACGAGGATGACTTAGCGCGCGAGGCCCTCACCCGTCGCAAAACCTTTCAGGAAACGGCTACTTCTCTTGGCACCCAGGTTCAAACTCAGAGCGCTCAAGTTGAAACGCTCAAAAAAAGCCTGGTCGCTCTGGAGGGAAAGATTGCCGAGGCACGAACCAAGAAAGACATGCTCAAAGCCAGGGCTCAAGCCGCCCAGGCCCAACAGCAGCTCCAGAGCGCTGTTGGCAGCATGGGAACCAATTCAGCCATGGCTGCCTTCGAGCGCATGGAAGACAAGGTTCAATCTCTCGAAGCCAGTAGCCAGGCAGCAGCTGAGCTCGCTGGTGCTGACCTCGATAGCCAGTTCGCTGCGCTGGAAGGTGGCGACGATGTGGACGATGAATTGGCAGCTCTGAGAAAGCAGGTCGAGGGAGGCGCCGAGACTGCGGCTCTCCCAGCAGCCGACTCCGAGGTGAAACCCGTCAAAGTGGAAGAGGTGGATGCTGATCTGGAGGAGCTGCGTCGATCTATCGACAAACTGTGA
- the trxA gene encoding thioredoxin — MSSAVSDFTDAAFEQEVLNASTTVLVDFWAPWCGPCRLMAPLMDWASETYTDRLLVGKLEVDGNPITRDGFKVQGIPTLILFRNGQEIARHEGAIARPQLQAFLDAHL, encoded by the coding sequence GTGTCTTCAGCTGTTTCCGACTTCACAGATGCAGCGTTCGAGCAGGAGGTGTTGAATGCGTCTACGACCGTTTTGGTTGACTTCTGGGCCCCATGGTGTGGCCCATGCCGGTTAATGGCACCTTTGATGGACTGGGCCTCTGAGACCTACACCGATCGCCTTTTGGTGGGAAAGCTTGAAGTGGATGGCAATCCGATCACCCGCGATGGTTTCAAAGTTCAAGGCATTCCAACCCTGATTCTGTTCCGTAACGGCCAGGAAATCGCTCGACACGAAGGGGCCATTGCCCGCCCTCAGCTGCAAGCCTTTCTGGATGCTCACCTCTAA
- a CDS encoding aminotransferase class I/II-fold pyridoxal phosphate-dependent enzyme, with protein sequence MLTSKRLARLGSGVFDRNDQRKRLYKLGATQQQQPLIDLSLGCTDLLPPPAAVQAMGDHLQEPRSAAYCLHAATASFREAAAAWCEQRLGVTVDPEREVLLLVGSQEGTAHFPLTVLDPGDQALILDPSYPSHRGGLELADASIQTLPLTPERGWAPNFKAITASEWDQLRLLMLGFPHNPTACVGQQSWLDEAMSQAQHHDLVVAHDNPYLDLALEGEAPSLLRCPHWRERGIEFFSLSKGWCLGGFRLAFAIGAEPLITALRQIKSVIDFNQCQALQQGAVVALSAHADWPANLLPIYRERRDRTRAALSGLGWSVPSPSMALYLWMPLPAWARAKGWGDEQMAAQLLEHCGVVLTPGSGFGKAGRDWLRLALVRPVDELEAAVERLTPWWQQQC encoded by the coding sequence ATGCTCACCTCTAAGCGTCTGGCTCGCCTCGGGAGCGGAGTATTTGATCGCAATGATCAGCGCAAGCGCCTGTACAAGCTCGGAGCAACACAACAGCAGCAACCGCTGATCGACCTCTCCTTGGGATGCACTGATCTGCTCCCCCCGCCCGCTGCAGTGCAGGCCATGGGGGACCACCTCCAGGAGCCAAGGAGCGCGGCGTACTGTCTGCACGCGGCCACGGCTTCGTTTCGAGAGGCCGCCGCAGCCTGGTGTGAGCAGCGTCTGGGGGTGACGGTGGATCCTGAGCGAGAAGTCCTGCTCCTGGTTGGATCTCAAGAGGGGACCGCCCATTTCCCGCTGACGGTCTTGGATCCAGGAGATCAAGCCCTAATTCTTGATCCGTCTTACCCCTCCCATCGCGGGGGCCTTGAATTAGCAGATGCCTCCATTCAGACCCTGCCTCTCACACCGGAGCGAGGTTGGGCACCAAATTTCAAGGCGATCACAGCCAGTGAGTGGGATCAACTGCGTCTGTTAATGCTGGGTTTTCCCCATAACCCCACAGCTTGTGTTGGCCAACAATCCTGGCTTGATGAAGCAATGAGTCAGGCCCAACATCATGATCTGGTGGTCGCCCACGACAATCCTTATCTAGATCTAGCGCTTGAAGGAGAAGCCCCTTCCCTACTGCGTTGTCCCCACTGGCGGGAACGTGGGATCGAGTTCTTTTCTCTTTCCAAGGGATGGTGTCTTGGTGGCTTTCGCCTGGCATTCGCAATCGGAGCCGAACCCCTGATTACGGCCTTGAGGCAGATCAAAAGCGTGATCGACTTCAATCAATGCCAGGCGCTGCAGCAGGGTGCTGTTGTGGCCCTATCGGCGCACGCCGATTGGCCAGCCAATCTCCTGCCGATCTACCGCGAACGGCGTGATCGAACGCGCGCTGCACTGTCTGGTCTTGGATGGTCGGTCCCATCGCCATCCATGGCCCTTTATCTCTGGATGCCCCTTCCTGCATGGGCCCGCGCCAAAGGATGGGGCGACGAGCAGATGGCTGCTCAGCTTCTGGAACATTGCGGGGTTGTGCTCACACCTGGCTCCGGGTTTGGAAAGGCTGGACGTGATTGGTTACGCCTTGCCTTAGTCCGTCCAGTCGACGAACTTGAGGCTGCCGTCGAACGACTCACGCCTTGGTGGCAACAGCAGTGCTGA
- a CDS encoding biotin--[acetyl-CoA-carboxylase] ligase, with product MVATAVLNHHQRAGALLHRLRRQQCDGWRLKCKPVCASTEIELSHWLQSVPWRGERPRAVLADHQTRGQGQRGRRWVAARGGVWISAALPWDSRSGHADMLGLMVAYALCDRLEQAGLPVQIKWPNDLLIDSRKLAGLLPRLVFRGGRLRMVRIGVGMNVANPVPAGAIALRDLLPPGCARREVWTVEVLRALERIQTLANRPELVRREIENRLWANQVKDPQSGEIWEIQGLAPNGALQLCQGARAASWTRWPHTNHDNLYNLV from the coding sequence TTGGTGGCAACAGCAGTGCTGAACCATCACCAACGCGCAGGAGCGCTGCTCCATCGCCTTCGCAGACAGCAATGTGATGGTTGGAGGCTGAAATGCAAACCAGTTTGTGCAAGCACGGAAATTGAACTGAGCCATTGGCTTCAGTCGGTGCCCTGGCGCGGAGAACGTCCTCGAGCTGTTCTGGCCGATCATCAAACCAGAGGACAGGGCCAGCGTGGCCGCCGCTGGGTAGCAGCCCGTGGAGGGGTCTGGATCAGCGCTGCTCTTCCCTGGGATTCGCGCAGCGGTCATGCCGACATGCTCGGGCTGATGGTGGCGTACGCCTTATGTGACCGCCTGGAACAGGCGGGGCTACCCGTCCAAATCAAATGGCCCAACGATCTCCTCATCGATTCCCGCAAACTGGCTGGATTGCTTCCTCGACTGGTTTTTCGTGGCGGCCGTTTGCGCATGGTGCGCATTGGAGTTGGAATGAATGTGGCCAACCCCGTTCCCGCTGGGGCCATTGCCCTTCGCGACCTCCTGCCACCTGGATGCGCCAGACGAGAGGTTTGGACAGTGGAGGTCTTAAGGGCCTTGGAGAGAATCCAGACCCTGGCAAACCGTCCAGAGCTTGTGCGTCGTGAGATAGAGAACCGCCTTTGGGCCAATCAGGTGAAGGATCCTCAGAGCGGAGAGATCTGGGAGATCCAAGGATTGGCCCCGAATGGAGCCCTTCAACTTTGCCAAGGAGCCCGGGCCGCCAGCTGGACCCGCTGGCCTCATACCAACCATGACAATCTCTACAATCTCGTCTGA